A single Tamandua tetradactyla isolate mTamTet1 chromosome X, mTamTet1.pri, whole genome shotgun sequence DNA region contains:
- the LOC143671132 gene encoding mitochondrial fission factor yields the protein MAEISRIQYEMEYTEGISQRMRVPEKLKVAPPNADMEQGFQDGVPNASVIMQVPERIVVAGNNEDVPFSRPADLDLIQSTPFKPLALKTPPRVLTLSERPLDFLDLERRPPTPQTEEVRAVGRLKRERSMSENAVRQNGQLVRNDCMYGISNIDASIEGTSDDMTVVDAASLRRQIIKLNRRLQLLEEENKERAKREMVMYSITVAFWLLNSWLWFRR from the coding sequence ATGGCGGAAATTAGTCGAATTCAGTATGAAATGGAATACACCGAAGGTATTAGTCAGCGAATGAGGGTCCCAGAAAAATTAAAGGTAGCACCACCAAATGCTGACATGGAGCAAGGATTCCAAGACGGAGTTCCAAATGCTAGTGTAATAATGCAAGTTCCAGAGAGGATTGTTGTAgcaggaaataatgaagatgttCCATTTTCAAGACCCGCAGATCTTGACCTTATTCAGTCAACACCCTTTAAACCTCTGGCATTAAAAACACCTCCTCGTGTACTTACCCTAAGTGAAAGACCACTAGATTTTCTGGATTTAGAAAGACGTCCTCCAACCCCTCAAACTGAAGAAGTCCGTGCAGTTGGCAGACTAAAAAGAGAGCGCTCTATGAGTGAAAATGCTGTTCGCCAAAATGGACAACTGGTCAGAAATGATTGCATGTATGGCATTTCAAATATAGATGCATCAATTGAAGGAACTTCAGATGACATGACTGTTGTAGATGCAGCTTCCTTAAGACGACAGATAATCAAACTAAATAGACGTCTACAACTTCTAGAAGAGGAGAACAAAGAACGTGCTAAAAGAGAAATGGTCATGTATTCAATtactgtagcattctggctgcttAATAGCTGGCTCTGGTTTCGCCGCTAG